GGCGTCGCCCCACCCTCCGGCGTCGTCGCCATGGGCGAGCTCGGCCTGGCCGGCGAGCTCCGCCGCGTCCGCGACCTGCCCCAACGCCTCGCCGAGGCCGCCCGCCTCGGCTTCCGCGTGGCCGTCGTCCCCAGCGACCGCACCCGCCAGGGCCCCCGCTCCCCCGAGTCCTGGACCGTCGACGGCATGCGCGTCCTCGACGTCCCCGACGTCGCCTCCGCCCTCCGCCTGCTCCAGCTCACCTCCGAGCCGCGCCTGCGCGCCGCCGAGGAGGGCTCCGCGGGCTAGGTCGGACGGATCGAGTCGGTGCGGCCCCGGAGGCCGTACCCTTTGCGTGCTTGCTCGTGAGGGGGGTGACGACGTGGCCGACCGGTCCGACGAGACGCTGCGCCTGCGCGCGACCCTCCAGGCCATCGCCCCGGGCACGTCGCTGCGCGACGGCCTCGAGCGGATCCTGCGCGGGAGGACGGGCGCGCTGATCGTCCTCGGCACCGACCGGACCGTCGACTCGATCGCCACCGGGGGCTTCGACCTCAACGTCCCGTTCACCGCCACCGGCCTGCGCGAGCTGGCCAAGATGGACGGCGCGATCATCGTCGACAAGGACATCACCCGGATCATCAAGGCCGCGGTGCACCTGATGCCCGACCACACGATCCCGTCCGAGGAGACCGGCACCCGCCACCGCACCGCCGACCGGGTCGCCCGCCAGACCGGCTTCCCGGTCATCTCGGTGAGCCAGTCGATGCAGATCATCGCGGCGTACGTCGGCGAGACCCGCCACGTCCTCGAGGACTCCGGGCAGATCCTCTCCCGCGCCAACCAGGCCCTGGCCACCCTGGAGCGCTACAAGCTCCGCCTCGACGAGGTGTCCAGCACCCTCTCCGCCCTGGAGATCGAGGACCTGGTCACCGTGCGCGACGTCGCCGTCGTGGCCCAGCGCCTGGAGATGGTCACCCGCATCGCCCGCGAGATCGAGGACTACGTGCTCGAGCTCGGGACCGACGGCCGCCTGCTCTCCCTGCAGCTCGAGGAGCTCATCACCGGCGTGGACCTCGAGCGCGAGCTGGTGATCCGCGACTACGTGCCGGGCGGGCGCCGCGGCAAGACCCCTGAGGTGCTGCTCCAGCGGCTCGAGGCCCTCAGCGCCACGGAGCTGGTCGACCCGGCGTCCGCGGCCCGCGTGCTGGGCCTCGGCAGCGTCGAGCACCTCGACGGAGCGGTCGCCCCCCGCGGCTACCGGCTCCTGGCCAAGGTCCCGCGGCTGCCCGCCGCGGTCGTGGACCGGCTGGTCGACCACTTCGGGACGCTGCAGAAGCTGCTCTCCGCCGGCGTGGAGGACCTGCAGGTCGTGGAGGGCGTCGGCGAGCTCCGCGCCCGCAGCGTCCGCGAGGGCCTGTCGCGCCTCGCGGAGTCGACGATCCTCGAGCGGTACGTCTAGGAGTCGGAGCGCCCGAAGTCGTCCTCGAGGCGCACGATGTCGTCCTCGCCGGTGTAGGAGCCGCGCTGGACCTCGATGATGATCAAGGTCTCGTCACCCTCGTTGGCGATCCGGTGGGCCTGGCCGAGCGCGACGTCCACGCAGTCACCCGGGCCGGCGACGACCGTGTCACCGTCCAGGGTGCAGGTGGCCTTGCCCTGGACGACGACCCAGTGCTCGGCTCGGTGGGCATGCGTCTGGTAGGACAGCCGCTTCTGCGGCTCGACGACGATGCGCTTGACCTTGTACCCGTCGCCTTCCTCCAGCACGTGCCAGGAGCCCCACGGCCGGTCCTCGGAGAGCGTCACCACGCGCTCACCCTACCGACGGAGATCCGCTCCCGGTGCCGCCGCCCTTGGGCTCGGCCGTCTGCGTGACGGTGGCCGGGGCGGGAGCGACCAGCTCGAACTGCACATCCGTCGGCTCACCACCGAGCACGGCCGCCCGCGCGTGGTAGAACCCCGGCAGCGCCCACGCCGTCCGGTCCGAGCACTCCTCGTCCGAGCGCGCGCCCCGCGCCCAGACGACCGGCACCTGCGTGACCGAGGCCAGGCGCACGGTGACGTCCTGGGTGGGGATGGCGTCGGGGCACTGCTTGCTCAGCCAGATCTGGTCGTGGCCGGAGACGACGTTGAGCCGCAGCGTGTCGGGCGAGAGGTGCCAGGTGCAGGCGGCGCTCGTGCGCGTCTGCAGGTTGAGCATGATGGTGACGTCCTGGCCGCCGATCGGCGACGGCACGCTCGGCGTCACGAAGACGTCGTCGTCCGAGCACGGTCCGCTCGGCTCCGGCAGGACGGGTGTCGGGGTGGGCGTGGGGGTCGGCGTGGGCTCGGCGGTCGCGCTGCCCTTGCCGCCCTTGCCCCCGCGCTTGCCGCCCTTGCCCTTCTTGCCGGGCTTCTGCGTCTCGGGCACCGGCACGGTGGTCGTGGGACTGGTCAGCGTCGAGGCGCCGGTCTGCGCGGCCGTGCCGTCGTCGTCGGACGATCCGTCGCTGGCCCAGCTGAGCACCTTGCCGACGCCGAGGAAGACCACCAGCGCGATGCTGAGCACCGCCAGCCGGCGGCGCCAGTAGACGGCGGCGGGGAGCGGCCGGCGCGTCGTCGGAGGCATGGCCAGCACGCTAGGACGAACCGGCGCGCGGACGTCGTACCCACGCCGCACCGGACGGCGGCTACCGTCCACCAGCGATGTCCGACCTCCACGCTCCGCTGCTCCGCTGGTACGCCGAGCACCAGCGCGACCTCCCCTGGCGCCGCCCCGACGCCTCGCCGTGGGCCGTGCTCGTCTCCGAGCTCATGCTGCAGCAGACACCGGTCGCCCGCGTCCTCCCGGTGTACGAGGTGTGGCTCGAGCGCTGGCCGACGCCCGCCGACCTGGCCGCCGAGCCGTCCGGCGAGGCGGTCCGGGCGTGGGGCCGGCTCGGCTACCCGCGGCGGGCGCTGCGCCTGCACGCGGCCGCCGTCGCGATCGTCGAGCGGCACGGGGGCGAGGTGCCCGACGACCACGCCGCGCTGCTGGCGCTCCCGGGGGTCGGCGACTACACCGCGGCGGCCGTGGCGTCCTTCGCCTTCCGGCAGCGCCACGCGGTGCTGGACACCAACGTGCGCCGGGTGGTGGCGCGGGCCGTGGGCGGGGTCGAGTTCCCCCCGACGGCGCTGACCCGGGCCGAGCGCGACCGCGCCGCACGGCTTCTCCCGGACGACCCGGACACCGCCGCCACCTGGGCGGTCGCGGTCATGGAGCTCGGCGCGCTCGTCTGCACCGCGGCCTCGCCGCGCTGCGCGGAGTGCCCGATCGCGGACCGGTGCGCGTGGCGATCGGCCGGCTACCCGGCGTACGACGGACCGCCGCGGCGCGGCCAGGCCTGGGCCGGCACCGACCGCCAGTGCCGCGGCCGCCTCATGGCCGTGCTGCGCGAGGCCGACGGCCCGGTGCACCGCAGCCGCCTGGACGCCGTGTGGCCGGACGCCTCGCAGCGCGAGCGCTGCCTGGACTCGCTCCTCGTCGACAGACTGGCGCGCCGCACCGGGCCGGACAGCTACGCCCTCTGAGCGCTCAGTCCCCAGTGACGAACAGCGCGAGGTAGCCGCAGCGTCCGCAGCGGTGCGCCGCGATCGGGTAGCGCTGCTTGCCGAAGCGGGCCGCACCCCCGAACAGCCCCCGCTCCAGCGGCCCCGGGATCCACCGCGCGTACCCCTGCGAGGCCTGGCCCATGTCCTCGACGAACCCCTCGCAGAACGAGGTCCCCTGGCAGTGCGGGCACACCCGCGGTTCCGTGGCAGCCGGGGTGGACTCAGGCGTCTCGCTCACCCACCCATCATGCGACGACCCGCCCCTCCGGTCGGAGAGGCGGGTCGCCAGGGTCGTGCGAGGTGCGCTCAGTCCTCCGAGCGCGGGACGTCGATCGGCCCGTCGGAGTCGTCGGGGCCGTCGGCCGGCGCCTCGAGGGCACCGATCTCGGCGGTCTCGAACGGCGGCAGGTCGGGCAGCTCGCCGACCTTCTGGCCGTCGAAGGTGAACGACGCCGTTGCACCCTCGCCCTCGACGTCGACCAGGACGATCTGGCCCGGGCCGACCTCGCCGTACAGCATCTTCTCGGCCAGCACGTCCTCGATCTCGCGCTGGACCGTGCGACGCAGCGGCCGAGCGCCCAGGACCGGGTCGAAGCCCCGCTCGGCGAGCAGGTTCTTCGCGTTCTGGGTGAGCTCGATGCGCATGTCGCGGTCCTTCAACCGGACCTCGACGGAGGCGATCATGTTGTCGACCATGTGGACGATCTGCTCGCGCGACAGCGGCGGGAACACGATGATCTCGTCGACACGGTTGAGGAACTCCGGCCGGAAGTGCTGCTTGAGCTCCTCCGACACCTTGTTCTTCATCCGCTCATAAGAGCCCGCCGCGTCACCGGACTGGTTGAAGCCCAGGTGCACGCCCTTGGCGATGTCGCGGGTGCCGAGGTTGGTGGTCATGATGATGACGGTGTTCTTGAAGTCGACCACCCGACCCTGGGAGTCGGTCAGGCGACCTTCCTCCAGGATCTGCAGCAGGCTGTTGAAGATGTCCGGGTGCGCCTTCTCGACCTCGTCGAACAGCACGACCGAGAACGGCTTGCGCCGCACCTTCTCGGTCAGCTGACCGCCCTCCTCGTAGCCGACGTAGCCGGGAGGCGAGCCGAAGAGCCGCGAGACGGTGTGCTTCTCGCCGTACTCCGACATGTCGAGCTGGATGAGCGCGTCCTCGTCGCCGAAGAGGAACTCCGCCAGCGTCTTGGACAGCCACGTCTTGCCGACGCCCGAGGGGCCGGCGAAGATGAACGACCCGCCGGGACGCTTGGGGTCCTTCAGACCCGCTCGCGTGCGCCGGATCGCCCGCGACAGGGCCTTGACGGCCTCGTCCTGGCCGATGACGCGCTTGTGGAGCTCGTCCTCCATCTTGAGCAGCCGGGTCGACTCCTCCTCGGAGAGCTTGACGATCGGGATGCCGGTCGCCACAGCGAGGACCTCGGCGATGAGCTCCTCGTCGACCTCGGCGACCTCGTCCATGTCGCCCGCGCGCCACTGCTTCTCGCGCTCGGACTTCTTGAGGATCAGCTGCTTCTCCTCGTCGCGCAGGCGGGCCGCGGCCTCGAAGTCCTGCCCGTCGATCGCCGCCTCCTTGCGCTGGCGGACGTCGCTGATCTTGTCGTCGTACTCGCGCAGGTCCGCGGGCGCCGTCATCCGGCGGATCCGCAGCCGCGAGCCGGCCTCGTCGATGAGGTCGATGGCCTTGTCGGGCAGGAACCGGTCGGAGATGTAGCGGTCGGCCAGCGTCGCGGCCGAGACCAGCGCCTCGTCGGTGATCGTCACCCGGTGGTGCGCCTCGTAGCGGTCGCGCAGGCCCTTGAGCATCTCGATGGTGTGCGCGATCGAGGGCTCGGCGACCTGGATCGGCTGGAAGCGGCGCTCGAGCGCGGCGTCCTTCTCGAGGTACTTGCGGTACTCGTCGAGCGTCGTCGCGCCGATGGTCTGCAGCTCACCACGAGCCAGCATCGGCTTGAGGATCGAGGCCGCGTCGATCGCGCCCTCGGCCGCACCGGCACCGACGAGGGTGTGGATCTCGTCGATGAAGAGCACGATGTCGCCGCGGGTGCGGATCTCCTTGAGGACCTTCTTCAGCCGCTCCTCGAAGTCACCGCGGTAGCGCGAGCCGGCCACCAGGGCACCGAGGTCAAGGGTGTAGATCTGCTTGTCCTTGAGCGTCTCGGGCACGTTGCCCTTGACGATGTCCTGGGCCAGGCCCTCGACGATCGTCGTCTTGCCGACGCCCGGCTCACCGATCAGCACGGGGTTGTTCTTCGTGCGGCGCGACAGGATCTGCATCACGCGCTCGATCTCCTGCTCGCGCCCGATGACCGGGTCGAGCTTGCCCTCGCGCGCGTCCTGGGTCAGGTTGCGACCGAACTGGTCGAGCACCAGGCTCGAGCTGGGCGCGTCGCCCCCGCCGGCCGCGGCCGCCGCCGAGGCGGTCGACTCCTTGCCCTGGAAGCCCGACAGCAGCTGGATGACCTGCTGGCGGACCCGGTTGAGGTCCGCGCCGAGCTTCTGCAGCACCTGCGCCGCGACACCCTCGCCCTCACGGATGAGGCCGAGCAGGATGTGCTCGGTCCCGATGTAGCTGTGGCCGAGCTGCAGCGCCTCG
This genomic window from Nocardioides anomalus contains:
- the disA gene encoding DNA integrity scanning diadenylate cyclase DisA — protein: MLAREGGDDVADRSDETLRLRATLQAIAPGTSLRDGLERILRGRTGALIVLGTDRTVDSIATGGFDLNVPFTATGLRELAKMDGAIIVDKDITRIIKAAVHLMPDHTIPSEETGTRHRTADRVARQTGFPVISVSQSMQIIAAYVGETRHVLEDSGQILSRANQALATLERYKLRLDEVSSTLSALEIEDLVTVRDVAVVAQRLEMVTRIAREIEDYVLELGTDGRLLSLQLEELITGVDLERELVIRDYVPGGRRGKTPEVLLQRLEALSATELVDPASAARVLGLGSVEHLDGAVAPRGYRLLAKVPRLPAAVVDRLVDHFGTLQKLLSAGVEDLQVVEGVGELRARSVREGLSRLAESTILERYV
- a CDS encoding ATP-dependent Clp protease ATP-binding subunit; translated protein: MFERFTDRARRVVVLAQEEARMLSHNYIGTEHILLGLIHEGEGVAAKALESLDISLEAVRAQVEEIIGQGQQAPSGHIPFTPRAKKVLELSLREALQLGHSYIGTEHILLGLIREGEGVAAQVLQKLGADLNRVRQQVIQLLSGFQGKESTASAAAAAGGGDAPSSSLVLDQFGRNLTQDAREGKLDPVIGREQEIERVMQILSRRTKNNPVLIGEPGVGKTTIVEGLAQDIVKGNVPETLKDKQIYTLDLGALVAGSRYRGDFEERLKKVLKEIRTRGDIVLFIDEIHTLVGAGAAEGAIDAASILKPMLARGELQTIGATTLDEYRKYLEKDAALERRFQPIQVAEPSIAHTIEMLKGLRDRYEAHHRVTITDEALVSAATLADRYISDRFLPDKAIDLIDEAGSRLRIRRMTAPADLREYDDKISDVRQRKEAAIDGQDFEAAARLRDEEKQLILKKSEREKQWRAGDMDEVAEVDEELIAEVLAVATGIPIVKLSEEESTRLLKMEDELHKRVIGQDEAVKALSRAIRRTRAGLKDPKRPGGSFIFAGPSGVGKTWLSKTLAEFLFGDEDALIQLDMSEYGEKHTVSRLFGSPPGYVGYEEGGQLTEKVRRKPFSVVLFDEVEKAHPDIFNSLLQILEEGRLTDSQGRVVDFKNTVIIMTTNLGTRDIAKGVHLGFNQSGDAAGSYERMKNKVSEELKQHFRPEFLNRVDEIIVFPPLSREQIVHMVDNMIASVEVRLKDRDMRIELTQNAKNLLAERGFDPVLGARPLRRTVQREIEDVLAEKMLYGEVGPGQIVLVDVEGEGATASFTFDGQKVGELPDLPPFETAEIGALEAPADGPDDSDGPIDVPRSED
- a CDS encoding phosphomannose isomerase type II C-terminal cupin domain, producing MVTLSEDRPWGSWHVLEEGDGYKVKRIVVEPQKRLSYQTHAHRAEHWVVVQGKATCTLDGDTVVAGPGDCVDVALGQAHRIANEGDETLIIIEVQRGSYTGEDDIVRLEDDFGRSDS
- a CDS encoding A/G-specific adenine glycosylase, producing MSDLHAPLLRWYAEHQRDLPWRRPDASPWAVLVSELMLQQTPVARVLPVYEVWLERWPTPADLAAEPSGEAVRAWGRLGYPRRALRLHAAAVAIVERHGGEVPDDHAALLALPGVGDYTAAAVASFAFRQRHAVLDTNVRRVVARAVGGVEFPPTALTRAERDRAARLLPDDPDTAATWAVAVMELGALVCTAASPRCAECPIADRCAWRSAGYPAYDGPPRRGQAWAGTDRQCRGRLMAVLREADGPVHRSRLDAVWPDASQRERCLDSLLVDRLARRTGPDSYAL